Proteins encoded by one window of Castor canadensis chromosome 2, mCasCan1.hap1v2, whole genome shotgun sequence:
- the LOC109702494 gene encoding hyaluronidase-5-like, protein MGVLNFKHFFLGNFIEFDGASHTVFLFLLIPCCLTMDLRAPPIIPNIPFLWAWNAPTEFCSGKFNEPLDMSLFFLTGSPRKTATGQGVTIFYTDRLGYYPHIDVSLTSVHGGIPQLGSLQDHLAKAQKDILHYMPIDNVGLAVIDWEDWRPTWERNWKPKDIYKNKSIELVQQRNVNLNVTEATKIAKEEFEKAGRSFMEDSLKLGKSLRPNHLWGFYLFPDCYNHNNRKPNYNGQCPDKELQRNDALNWIWEESTALYPSIYLKSDLRSSQQAALFVRNRVQEAIRVSKVADAKSPLPIFVYIRLVFTDLTMEFLSEEDLVHTIGETIALGASGIVVWGTLGLARSMTSCLDLHDYMTTTLNPYIINVTLAAKMCSQVLCQNQGVCSRKNWDSDDYLHLNSVNFDIEAVQGGKYVINGKPTLEDLQYFTKKFHCSCYTNLNCKERLDVENVKTINVCAIEDICIDAVLEPEANAGPVVAMNKPVSTKNGNDHVTKSSATVSLRVPLKYLSGYLLILSVYSQHLKYLL, encoded by the exons ATGGGAGTACTAAATTTCAAGCACTTCTTTTTGGGGAACTTCATTGAGTTCGATGGAGCATCCCATACAGTGTTTCTATTCCTTCTGATTCCATGTTGCTTGACTATGGATTTAAGGGCACCTCCTATTATCCCAAATATACCTTTTCTCTGGGCTTGGAATGCTCCAACTGAATTTTGTTCTGGAAAGTTTAATGAGCCACTAGATATGAGCCTCTTCTTTCTAACAGGAAGTCCCCGAAAAACTGCCACAGGGCAAGGTGTTACTATATTTTACACTGATAGACTTGGATATTATCCTCACATAGATGTTTCTCTAACAAGTGTGCATGGAGGAATCCCTCAGCTGGGGTCCTTACAGGATCATTTGGCCAAAGCTCAGAAAGACATTTTACATTACATGCCAATAGACAATGTAGGCTTGGCTGTAATTGACTGGGAAGACTGGAGACCCACCTGGGAAAGAAACTGGAAACCTAaggatatttacaaaaataagtcTATTGAGTTGGTTCAGCAACGGAATGTAAACCTTAATGTCACAGAAGCCACCAAGATAGCCAAAGAAGAATTTGAAAAGGCAGGAAGAAGTTTCATGGAAGACAGtttaaaattaggaaaatcaCTTCGGCCAAATCACTTATGgggtttttatctttttcctgATTGTTATAACCATAACAATAGAAAACCCAATTACAATGGACAGTGCCCTGATAAAGAATTGCAAAGAAATGATGCTCTCAACTGGATATGGGAGGAAAGCACAGCCCtttatccatccatttatttgaagAGTGACTTAAGATCATCTCAACAAGCTGCACTTTTTGTCCGAAATCGTGTGCAGGAAGCCATTAGGGTTTCTAAAGTGGCAGATGCTAAAAGTCCACTTCCAATTTTTGTATACATTCGTTTAGTTTTTACTGATCTAACTATGGAATTCCTTTCTGAG GAAGACCTTGTGCATACAATTGGCGAAACCATTGCTCTGGGTGCATCTGGAATTGTAGTATGGGGAACTCTTGGTTTAGCACGAAGTATG ACATCTTGCCTGGACCTACATGATTACATGACAACTACATTGAATCCTTACATAATCAACGTCACCCTAGCAGCCAAAATGTGTAGCCAAGTGCTTTGCCAGAATCAAGGTGTGTGTTCAAGGAAAAATTGGGACTCAGATGACTATCTTCACTTAAATTCAGTGAATTTTGATATTGAAGCCGTGCAAGGTGGAAAGTATGTAATAAATGGAAAACCTACCCTTGAAGACCTGCAATATTTTACCAAAAAATTCCACTGCAGCTGTTACACTAACTTGAATTGTAAGGAGAGACTTGATGTAGAAAATGTTAAGACTATTAATGTGTGTGCTATTGAAGATATTTGCATAGATGCGGTTTTAGAACCAGAAGCCAATGCTGGGCCTGTTGTTGCAATGAACAAACCTGTTTCCACTAAGAATGGTAACGATCATGTCACCAAATCATCTGCCACAGTGTCTCTACGTGTTCCTCTGAAATATCTCAGTGGGTACCTCTTAATTCTCTCTGTATATTCACaacatttgaaatatttgttatAG